The window CCCGGACCTCAGAGTGGGCATCTTCACAAGTGCCATGCCGGACGTCTTTATCCAGCACTTCGATGTATTGATACTGGTCAATATGGGAGAGAACCTTGCCAAGCAGGCAGCACAGGCACCGCCTCCACAGCGCCGCATCGGCTTCCGGCGCGACTCCAAGCCAATCATCGCGGCAATCAATGCCAATTTGGCCGGCGGCGGCCTGGAGCGGGTGATGAGCTTCGATTTCCGCTTCATGTCACGTACTGCCCGGGCGGCCCAGGGTGAGGTTAACGTCGGCATCCTGCCCGGTGGTGGCGGGACACAGCGTATGCCACGCCTTATCGGCATCGCCAAGTCGCTGGAGCTACAACTGCTGGGCAGAGCCGTCTTTGCTGACGAAGCGGAGCGTATCGGTCTTATCACCAGGGCCTGCGACCCGGAGAGGTTGATGCCGGAGGCGCTTGCTTTCGCCAGGGAGCTTGCAACGCGACCGCCACTGGCCGTTCACCATATCCGGCAGTGTATCTTCGAAGGTATAGATATGCCCCTGGAAGACGGTCTTGCTATGGAATCAGAGCTCTTCCGTGAACTACTCCAGAGTGGCGAGGCCATGGAGAGAATGCGTGCCTATGTGGCCACAGGACAGAATGCACGGCGTATTC is drawn from Dehalococcoidales bacterium and contains these coding sequences:
- a CDS encoding enoyl-CoA hydratase/isomerase family protein, with protein sequence MTEQPRFFQIEKDGPVIIWRFDNPPKNLWTTETGMEFANLESEFYADPDLRVGIFTSAMPDVFIQHFDVLILVNMGENLAKQAAQAPPPQRRIGFRRDSKPIIAAINANLAGGGLERVMSFDFRFMSRTARAAQGEVNVGILPGGGGTQRMPRLIGIAKSLELQLLGRAVFADEAERIGLITRACDPERLMPEALAFARELATRPPLAVHHIRQCIFEGIDMPLEDGLAMESELFRELLQSGEAMERMRAYVATGQNARRILDEEEDTDQDKNSQAQS